The following are encoded together in the Kribbella voronezhensis genome:
- a CDS encoding DUF4097 family beta strand repeat-containing protein, translating into MAMADTRQVGALLVAAGAVCTLWMVGDKDSSDQHEVTSRISEVRLDSANADITIKVGDSDKTTIKEKRSYWLVKHGDAYKVDGETLRLTNDCGWQCHVDFEVTVPRGTKVTGEHGSGDLSIAGVSGVNASSNSGKVELEDVSGDVKLTLASGDAVIDGLSGKLDFDASSGDLHAEHLKAGPVNAKTVSGDLTIALDEATDVKAEDTSGDITVEAPAGDYQIQTDTRSGEVDNNLTSNASANHKITATTVSGDVALRSN; encoded by the coding sequence ATGGCGATGGCTGACACCCGGCAGGTGGGTGCGTTGCTCGTGGCGGCGGGCGCGGTTTGCACGCTCTGGATGGTCGGCGACAAGGACTCCAGCGACCAGCACGAGGTGACCAGCAGGATCTCGGAGGTCAGGCTCGACTCCGCGAATGCCGACATCACCATCAAGGTCGGTGACAGCGACAAGACCACCATCAAGGAGAAGCGCTCCTACTGGCTGGTGAAGCACGGTGATGCGTACAAGGTCGACGGCGAGACGCTCCGGCTGACCAACGACTGCGGCTGGCAGTGCCACGTCGACTTCGAGGTGACCGTCCCGCGCGGTACGAAGGTGACCGGCGAGCACGGCAGCGGCGACCTCTCGATCGCCGGCGTCAGCGGAGTGAACGCGAGTTCGAACTCCGGCAAGGTCGAACTCGAAGACGTCAGCGGCGACGTCAAGCTCACCCTCGCCTCCGGCGACGCGGTGATCGACGGCCTGTCGGGAAAGCTCGATTTCGACGCGAGCTCGGGTGACCTGCACGCCGAGCACCTCAAGGCCGGTCCTGTGAACGCGAAGACCGTCTCCGGTGACCTGACGATCGCCCTCGACGAGGCCACCGACGTCAAGGCCGAGGACACCAGCGGCGACATCACCGTCGAAGCCCCGGCCGGCGACTACCAGATCCAGACGGACACCAGGAGCGGCGAGGTCGACAACAACCTCACCAGCAACGCGTCGGCGAACCACAAGATCACCGCCACCACAGTCAGCGGCGATGTAGCCCTCCGCTCCAACTGA
- a CDS encoding histidine phosphatase family protein: MTVKLVYETHSTTVDNERGVATGWLPGELSEEGKRHSVELGQRRSDVDAIFSSDLRRAVQTVELAFEGRDVPRFQDWRLRECNYGDLNGAPRERLEPRRRYVDHPFPGGGQSYRQVLALTQSFVSDLKTLYDGRTVLVVAHSANRWSLQHLLHGTPLEDLVDAPFDWQPGWEYEV, translated from the coding sequence ATGACTGTGAAGCTCGTCTACGAGACGCACTCGACGACCGTCGACAACGAGCGGGGCGTGGCGACCGGGTGGTTGCCGGGGGAGTTGTCGGAGGAGGGGAAACGTCATTCGGTGGAGCTGGGGCAACGGCGATCGGACGTCGACGCGATCTTCAGCTCGGACCTGCGCCGCGCGGTACAGACCGTCGAGCTCGCCTTCGAAGGACGGGATGTCCCGCGCTTCCAGGACTGGCGCCTGCGCGAATGCAACTACGGCGACCTCAACGGCGCCCCGAGGGAACGCCTCGAACCACGCCGCCGGTACGTCGATCACCCGTTCCCCGGCGGTGGCCAGAGCTACCGCCAGGTCCTCGCCCTCACCCAGTCCTTCGTCTCCGACCTCAAGACCCTGTACGACGGTCGCACGGTCCTCGTCGTCGCCCACTCGGCCAACCGCTGGTCCCTCCAGCACCTCCTCCACGGCACCCCGCTCGAAGACCTCGTCGACGCCCCCTTCGACTGGCAGCCCGGCTGGGAGTACGAGGTCTGA
- a CDS encoding DUF6458 family protein: MSIGVGIFLMVVGAIFAFAVRDSWDAVNLTAVGYILMLAGLAGIALSFYITNRRRRVPTEAIDPAVEEEYRVVEEHHRDITE; encoded by the coding sequence ATGAGCATCGGTGTGGGGATCTTCTTGATGGTGGTGGGCGCCATCTTCGCGTTCGCCGTCCGCGACTCCTGGGACGCCGTCAACCTGACCGCGGTCGGGTACATCCTGATGCTCGCCGGCCTGGCTGGGATCGCCCTGTCGTTCTACATCACGAACCGGCGCCGCCGCGTCCCGACCGAAGCCATCGACCCCGCGGTCGAAGAGGAATACCGCGTCGTCGAGGAACACCACCGGGACATCACCGAATAG
- a CDS encoding acyl-CoA dehydrogenase, whose protein sequence is MSHYKSNLRDIEFNLLEVLGRGEVLGQGPYADMDVDTAREVLGEIDRLAKNELAASFEDSDRNPPVFDPETHSVTMPEAFKKGYQAYMDAEWYKLELPPELGGQPTPPSLRWAAAEMVLGANPAIHIYAAGPNFAHVLWRNGTERDKLIAQHMIDRGWGATMVLTEPDAGSDVGAGRTKATLQDDGTWHIEGVKRFITSGDHDMTENIVHLVLARPQGIEGVGGPGTKGLSLFVVPKYDFDLETGELTGERNGAFVTNVEKKMGIKVSTTCEITFGETIPAKGYLLGEVHDGIAQMFQVIEYARMMVGTKAIATLSTGYLNALEYAKERVQGADLTNPAKDAPRVTITHHPDVRRSLMTQKSYSEALRALVLFTATYQDRAEQARYAGEHDLEAERVNDLLLPLVKGYGSEKSWTLLGTESLQTFGGSGFLQDYPIEQYVRDAKIDTLYEGTTAIQGQDLFFRKIIKDQGKALGHLAEQIQEFVASEAGNGRLKEERGLLAKGLEDTQKILGVMGQALMSSNPQAENGDPRNVYKVGLNTSRLLYVLGDVVCSWLMLRQAEVALEKLGGELSPADQDFYAGKLAAAQWFVRSTMPTVRAERIKAELTDLDVMDLPESAF, encoded by the coding sequence GTGAGCCACTACAAGTCGAATCTGCGGGACATCGAGTTCAATCTGCTCGAGGTCCTGGGCCGTGGCGAGGTGCTCGGACAGGGGCCGTACGCCGACATGGACGTCGACACCGCGCGTGAGGTGCTCGGCGAGATCGACCGGCTGGCGAAGAACGAGCTGGCCGCGTCCTTCGAGGACTCCGACCGCAACCCGCCGGTGTTCGACCCGGAGACGCACTCGGTGACCATGCCCGAGGCGTTCAAGAAGGGCTACCAGGCCTACATGGACGCCGAGTGGTACAAGCTCGAGCTGCCGCCGGAGCTCGGTGGCCAGCCGACCCCGCCGTCGCTGCGCTGGGCCGCCGCCGAGATGGTCCTGGGCGCGAACCCGGCCATCCACATCTACGCCGCCGGGCCGAACTTCGCCCATGTGCTGTGGCGCAACGGCACCGAGCGGGACAAGTTGATCGCCCAGCACATGATCGACCGCGGTTGGGGCGCGACGATGGTGCTGACCGAGCCGGACGCCGGCTCCGACGTCGGCGCGGGCCGGACCAAGGCCACCCTGCAGGACGACGGCACCTGGCACATCGAGGGCGTCAAGCGGTTCATCACCTCGGGCGACCACGACATGACCGAGAACATCGTGCACCTGGTGCTGGCCCGCCCGCAGGGCATCGAGGGCGTCGGCGGCCCCGGCACGAAGGGGCTCAGCCTGTTCGTCGTACCGAAGTACGACTTCGATCTGGAAACCGGCGAGCTGACCGGGGAGCGCAACGGCGCCTTCGTCACGAACGTCGAGAAGAAGATGGGCATCAAGGTGTCCACCACCTGCGAGATCACCTTCGGCGAGACGATCCCGGCCAAGGGCTACCTGCTCGGCGAGGTGCACGACGGCATCGCGCAGATGTTCCAGGTGATCGAGTACGCGCGGATGATGGTCGGCACGAAGGCGATCGCGACCCTGTCGACCGGCTACCTGAACGCACTCGAGTACGCCAAGGAGCGGGTCCAGGGCGCCGACCTGACCAACCCGGCGAAGGACGCCCCGCGCGTCACGATCACCCACCACCCCGACGTCCGCCGCTCGCTGATGACGCAGAAGTCGTACTCCGAGGCGCTGCGTGCCCTGGTGCTGTTCACCGCGACGTACCAGGATCGCGCCGAGCAGGCCCGGTACGCCGGGGAGCACGATCTCGAGGCAGAGCGGGTCAACGATCTGCTGCTCCCGCTGGTGAAGGGCTACGGCTCCGAGAAGTCGTGGACCCTGCTCGGCACCGAGTCGCTGCAGACCTTCGGCGGCTCGGGCTTCCTGCAGGACTACCCGATCGAGCAGTACGTCCGCGACGCCAAGATCGACACCCTGTACGAAGGCACCACGGCGATCCAGGGCCAGGACCTGTTCTTCCGCAAGATCATCAAGGACCAGGGCAAGGCGCTCGGCCACCTCGCCGAGCAGATCCAGGAGTTCGTCGCCTCCGAGGCCGGCAACGGCCGGCTGAAGGAGGAGCGCGGACTGCTCGCCAAGGGCCTGGAGGACACCCAGAAGATCCTCGGCGTGATGGGCCAGGCGCTGATGTCGAGCAACCCGCAGGCGGAGAACGGCGACCCGCGCAACGTCTACAAGGTCGGCCTGAACACCTCCCGGCTGCTGTACGTGCTCGGCGACGTGGTCTGCTCCTGGCTGATGCTGCGGCAGGCCGAGGTCGCACTGGAGAAGCTGGGCGGCGAACTGTCGCCCGCGGACCAGGACTTCTACGCCGGCAAGCTCGCGGCCGCGCAGTGGTTCGTCCGGTCCACGATGCCGACCGTCCGCGCCGAGCGGATCAAGGCCGAGCTGACCGACCTCGACGTGATGGACCTGCCCGAGTCCGCCTTCTGA